Proteins encoded in a region of the Eulemur rufifrons isolate Redbay chromosome 15, OSU_ERuf_1, whole genome shotgun sequence genome:
- the LOC138395672 gene encoding allatostatin-A receptor-like produces the protein MELNATFTPRLTATPERLLRLIFAGFCGAILLAGLLANGLMLLVVGRGPGAPYPLLALTNSLMVNITLSDLLFLACVVPVLLLSFLQHDWWLGPAVCTTSQAANTATMFCTFYSMVATALLRHVAVARPDVALPAGRSTRLLLCGAMWVLGLTASLPNWLFQGVAVEEETAGATTTRACLLLLSPARTSCYFTLLGALAFLPCLLGLGCSFSHMRWLLWAQPRGPTGESTQEHQENTGLILVVLLVFVLMWGPCSVLGYVAAMGLLPATPEAFVASSLCTILAYSNCAVSPILCFYLSRPFRAGLRDLFCRLLTARRPRGVGGAATGLERVQPGQERAPGGPWGLVGV, from the coding sequence ATGGAGCTCAATGCCACGTTCACTCCCCGCCTCACCGCCACACCTGAGCGACTGCTCCGACTCATCTTTGCCGGGTTCTGCGGTGCCATCCTGCTGGCGGGGCTGCTGGCCAACGGGCTCATGCTGCTGGTGGTGGGCCGGGGCCCAGGTGCCCCCTACCCGCTCCTCGCCCTGACCAACAGCCTCATGGTGAACATCACGCTGTCCGACCTGCTCTTCCTGGCCTGCGTGGTGCCCGTGCTGCTGCTGAGCTTCCTGCAACACGACTGGTGGCTGGGCCCTGCCGTCTGCACCACCAGCCAGGCCGCCAACACGGCCACCATGTTCTGCACCTTCTACAGCATGGTGGCCACAGCTCTTCTGCGCCATGTGGCCGTGGCCCGGCCTGACGTGGCCTTACCAGCTGGCCGGAGCACCCGCTTGCTGCTCTGTGGGGCCATGTGGGTCCTGGGCCTCACTGCGTCCCTGCCCAACTGGCTGTTCCAGGGGGTGGCAGTGGAGGAGGAGACAGCGGGGGCCACCACGACCCGGGCCTGCCTCTTGCTCCTGAGTCCCGCTCGGACCTCCTGCTACTTCACCTTGCTGGGAGCCCTGgccttcctgccctgcctgctggggctgggctgctCTTTCAGCCACATGCGCTGGCTCCTGTGGGCGCAGCCCCGAGGTCCCACGGGGGAGAGCACCCAGGAGCACCAAGAGAACACAGGGCTCATCCTCGTGGTGCTGCTGGTTTTCGTGCTGATGTGGggcccctgctctgtgctgggctaTGTGGCGGCCATGGGCCTCCTGCCTGCCACACCAGAGGCTTTTGTGGCCTCCAGCCTCTGCACCATCCTGGCCTACTCCAATTGTGCTGTCAGCCCCATCCTCTGCTTCTACCTCTCCCGCCCCTTCCGGGCGGGACTCAGGGACCTCTTCTGTAGGCTGCTGACTGCCAGGCGTCCCAGAGGTGTGGGAGGGGCAGCCACGGGGCTGGAAAGAGTCCAGCCTGGCCAGGAGAGGGCCCCGGGAGGCCCATGGGGCCTGGTGGGGGTCTGA
- the CPNE5 gene encoding copine-5 isoform X3, with protein MSPYQLNAYALALTAVGEIIQHYDSDKMFPALGFGAKLPPDGRVSHEFPLNGNQENPSCCGIDGILEAYHRSLRTVQLYGPTNFAPVVTHVARNAAAVQDGSQYSVLLIITDGVISDMAQTKEAIVNAAKLPMSIIIVGVGQAEFDAMVELDGDDVRISSRGKLAERDIVQFVPFRDYVDRTGNHVLSMARLARDVLAEIPDQLVSYMKAQGIRPRPPPAAPAQSPPQSPARTPPASPLHTHI; from the exons ATGAGCCCCTACCAGCTGAACGCCTACGCGCTGGCACTGACCGCCGTCGGGGAGATCATCCAGCACTACGACAGTGACAAGATGTTCCCTGCCCTTGGCTTCGGGGCCAAGCTGCCCCCAGATGGCAGGGTGTCCCATGAGTTCCCGCTG AACGGCAACCAGGAGAACCCCTCGTGCTGCGGCATCGACGGCATCCTGGAGGCGTACCACCGCAGCCTGCGCACCGTGCAGCTCTACGGCCCCACCAACTTCGCCCCCGTGGTCACCCACGTGGCCAG GAACGCGGCGGCCGTGCAGGACGGCTCCCAGTACTCGGTGCTGCTCATCATCACGGACGGCGTCATCTCGGACATGGCGCAGACCAAGGAGGCCATCGTCAAC GCTGCCAAACTGCCCATGTCCATCATCATCGTCGGGGTGGGCCAGGCGGAGTTCGACG CCATGGTGGAGCTGGACGGTGACGACGTGCGGATCTCCTCCCGGGGAAAGCTGGCTGAACGGGACATCGTCCAG TTCGTGCCCTTCCGGGACTACGTGGACCGCACAGGCAACCACGTGCTGAGCATGGCCCGCCTGGCCCGGGACGTGCTGGCCGAGATCCCCGACCAGCTGGTGTCCTACATGAAGGCACAGGGCATCCGCCCGCGCCCCCCGCCCGCGGCACCAGCACAGTCACCCCCGCAGTCCCCAGCCCGCACGCCCCCTGCCTCCCCGCTGCACACACACATCTGA